A stretch of Cyanobacterium sp. HL-69 DNA encodes these proteins:
- the cysH gene encoding phosphoadenosine phosphosulfate reductase CysH: protein MYQLSTAKETLDLASVNSHLVDYSAEAIVDWANQEFGEHLVMSTSFGIQSAVMLHLVTQVVPNVPIIWIDTGYLPKETYVFAQELTNRLNLNLKVYQSEMSPARMEALHGKLWQDKSVESLNLYDRIRKVEPMQRALKELKAEAWLAGLRQNQTKFRQQLEYVNKQGEHYKILPILKWSSRDIYEYLTKHDLPYHPYFDKGYVSVGDWHSSRPLSATDGDERDTRFHGVKQECGLHLPLSNDEAQSLDSSQL, encoded by the coding sequence GTGTATCAATTATCTACCGCCAAAGAAACCTTAGATCTAGCATCCGTTAACAGCCATTTAGTTGATTATAGTGCAGAGGCGATCGTTGACTGGGCAAATCAGGAATTTGGGGAACATTTGGTAATGAGTACCAGTTTTGGGATTCAATCAGCAGTGATGTTACACCTTGTCACCCAAGTTGTTCCCAATGTGCCTATCATTTGGATTGACACAGGATATTTACCCAAAGAAACCTACGTCTTCGCCCAAGAATTAACCAACCGATTAAACCTCAATCTAAAAGTATATCAATCAGAAATGAGTCCTGCCAGAATGGAAGCCCTTCATGGTAAACTTTGGCAAGATAAAAGCGTTGAGTCTTTAAACCTTTATGATCGCATCAGGAAAGTAGAACCCATGCAAAGAGCCTTAAAAGAATTAAAAGCCGAGGCATGGTTAGCAGGTTTAAGACAAAATCAAACCAAATTCCGTCAACAATTAGAATACGTCAATAAACAAGGGGAACACTACAAGATTTTACCTATTCTGAAATGGAGTTCCCGTGATATTTATGAATATTTAACAAAGCATGATTTACCCTATCATCCCTACTTCGATAAAGGTTACGTATCCGTAGGAGATTGGCATTCCAGCCGTCCATTAAGTGCCACTGATGGAGATGAAAGAGATACCCGTTTCCATGGGGTAAAACAAGAGTGTGGGTTACATTTACCTCTCAGCAACGATGAAGCCCAAAGTCTTGATTCTAGTCAATTATAA
- the ribH gene encoding 6,7-dimethyl-8-ribityllumazine synthase RibH: MAVFEGNFTQDIPNLRFALVIGRFNDLISNKLLAACQDCLKRHGIDVNPEGEQVDYAWVPGSFEIPLVSRKLAETKKYDAIICLGAVIRGDTPHFDYVSSEVAKGVASASVQTGVPIIFGVLTTDTMQQALERAGIKSNHGWSYAMNAIEMATLMKQFK; this comes from the coding sequence ATGGCAGTTTTTGAAGGTAATTTTACCCAAGACATCCCAAATCTTCGCTTTGCATTGGTTATCGGGCGTTTTAACGATTTAATCAGCAATAAATTATTAGCCGCCTGTCAAGATTGTTTAAAAAGACATGGCATTGATGTAAACCCAGAAGGAGAACAGGTGGACTATGCTTGGGTACCGGGTAGCTTTGAAATTCCCCTCGTCTCCCGTAAATTGGCAGAAACGAAAAAATATGATGCCATCATCTGTTTAGGTGCTGTAATCAGAGGAGATACCCCCCACTTTGACTATGTTTCTAGTGAGGTAGCCAAAGGGGTTGCTTCAGCTTCTGTGCAAACGGGAGTACCAATTATTTTCGGTGTTTTAACCACTGACACCATGCAACAGGCTTTAGAAAGGGCAGGTATTAAGAGTAACCATGGTTGGAGTTATGCTATGAATGCCATTGAAATGGCTACTCTGATGAAGCAGTTTAAATAA
- the manC gene encoding mannose-1-phosphate guanylyltransferase has translation MKSKFIPVILAGGKGERFWPLSRRQRPKQFLCLDGSGISLLQATANRLLPLVDGWDNLMVITSALVAENVRQQLPLLPSENILVEPEGKDTAPAVTWASLEIERRFGGSAIAGFFPADHWIESPEGFIKTILAGIEFAKSQRAIVTLGINPTYPSTGYGYIQQGNKEEEINGLPVYKVTRFTEKPDQETASEFIATGDYSWNSGMFIFGVSFVLQELEKFAPQILKPLREKGEQGYFDLEKISIDYALMEKTASAYVLPADFPWDDLGDWNALERLLSKIDDDNVTNTNSVNYQTKNSIIYSSQNDEIIMTIGLEDVVIVRDGNATLVVNKNQTQDIKKALKLLQNQNNSQEFL, from the coding sequence ATGAAATCAAAATTTATTCCCGTAATTTTGGCAGGGGGAAAAGGTGAGCGTTTTTGGCCATTGAGTCGTCGTCAGCGCCCGAAACAGTTTTTATGTCTTGATGGCAGTGGTATCAGTCTTTTACAAGCTACAGCTAACCGTCTTTTGCCTTTGGTGGATGGTTGGGATAATTTGATGGTGATTACTTCGGCTTTGGTGGCGGAGAATGTAAGGCAACAACTACCTCTTTTACCTTCAGAAAATATTTTAGTTGAGCCAGAGGGCAAAGATACTGCCCCCGCCGTTACTTGGGCTAGTTTGGAGATAGAACGACGTTTTGGGGGAAGTGCGATCGCAGGTTTTTTTCCCGCCGACCATTGGATTGAGTCTCCAGAGGGCTTCATTAAAACTATTTTAGCAGGTATTGAGTTTGCAAAGAGCCAAAGGGCGATCGTTACCCTTGGTATTAACCCTACTTATCCTTCCACTGGTTATGGTTATATTCAACAGGGAAACAAGGAAGAAGAAATAAATGGCTTACCTGTGTATAAAGTAACTCGTTTTACGGAAAAACCAGACCAAGAAACCGCATCCGAATTCATCGCTACGGGAGATTATAGCTGGAATAGTGGGATGTTTATTTTTGGGGTAAGTTTTGTATTACAAGAGTTGGAAAAGTTTGCCCCTCAAATATTGAAACCTTTACGGGAAAAGGGAGAACAGGGATATTTTGATTTAGAAAAAATTAGCATTGACTATGCTTTAATGGAAAAAACGGCCTCGGCTTATGTGTTACCTGCAGATTTCCCTTGGGATGACTTGGGGGACTGGAATGCCCTAGAAAGGTTGTTATCGAAAATTGATGATGATAATGTAACTAATACTAATAGTGTTAATTATCAAACTAAAAATTCAATTATTTATAGTAGTCAAAATGATGAAATAATTATGACTATTGGTTTAGAAGATGTGGTCATTGTTCGTGATGGTAATGCTACTTTAGTGGTTAATAAAAATCAAACTCAGGATATTAAAAAAGCATTGAAGTTATTACAAAATCAAAATAATAGTCAAGAGTTTTTATAA
- the lipA2 gene encoding cyanobacterial lipoate synthase LipA2: protein MTSRVSSPAPLPSWLKTPIGKASEISRVQKIVKQREIHTICEEGRCPNRGECYANGTATFLLMGHICTRSCAFCQVDKGEAPMSLDPDEPKKVAEAVKLLGLRYVVLTSVARDDLPDGGASWFVKVMDEVRKVNPKTQIEVLTPDFGTGKDAENQQALRVATVVGAKPACYNHNVETVPRLQNPVRRGGKYERSLRVLDLVKEFDDSIPTKSGLMLGLGETKEEIVSTLEDLRGIKCDRITIGQYMRPSLAHLPVEKYWTPKEFEELGAIALKMGFSHVRSAPLVRSSYHAGE, encoded by the coding sequence ATGACTTCAAGGGTTTCATCTCCTGCACCTTTGCCTAGCTGGTTAAAAACCCCCATTGGTAAAGCCTCGGAAATTTCTCGGGTGCAAAAAATTGTTAAACAAAGGGAAATTCATACTATTTGTGAAGAAGGACGTTGCCCCAATCGTGGGGAATGTTATGCTAACGGCACCGCTACTTTTTTGTTGATGGGGCATATATGCACCCGTAGTTGTGCTTTTTGTCAGGTGGATAAGGGGGAGGCGCCCATGAGTCTTGATCCTGATGAGCCAAAAAAGGTGGCGGAAGCGGTAAAATTGTTAGGGTTGCGTTACGTGGTGTTGACTTCGGTGGCGAGGGATGATTTGCCTGATGGAGGGGCAAGTTGGTTTGTGAAGGTGATGGATGAGGTTAGGAAGGTTAACCCCAAGACACAAATTGAGGTGTTGACTCCTGATTTTGGTACGGGGAAGGATGCGGAAAATCAACAGGCGCTCAGGGTGGCTACGGTGGTGGGGGCAAAACCTGCTTGTTATAATCACAATGTGGAAACGGTGCCACGGTTACAAAATCCTGTGCGTCGGGGGGGTAAGTATGAGCGCTCGTTGCGGGTTTTGGATTTGGTGAAGGAATTTGATGATAGTATTCCCACGAAATCGGGTTTAATGTTGGGTTTGGGAGAAACCAAGGAGGAGATTGTTTCTACTTTGGAGGATTTGAGGGGCATAAAGTGCGATCGCATCACCATCGGTCAATATATGCGTCCGTCTTTGGCTCATTTACCTGTGGAAAAATACTGGACTCCTAAAGAATTTGAAGAGTTAGGGGCGATCGCCCTTAAAATGGGTTTTAGTCATGTTCGTAGTGCTCCTTTGGTGCGTAGTTCTTACCATGCGGGGGAATAA
- the clpS2 gene encoding ATP-dependent Clp protease adaptor protein ClpS2 yields MTDMVLGSAIVTPTKSEQTVRKPYPNYKVIVLDDDFNTFDHVASCLMRHIPKMTEELAWNLTNQVHFQGQAMVWAGPLEQAELYHQQLRREGLTMAPLEAS; encoded by the coding sequence ATGACTGATATGGTATTAGGAAGTGCTATAGTTACTCCGACGAAGTCTGAACAAACTGTCCGCAAACCTTACCCTAATTATAAGGTTATCGTTTTGGATGATGATTTTAATACCTTTGACCATGTGGCTAGTTGTTTGATGCGTCATATCCCCAAGATGACAGAGGAGTTGGCGTGGAATTTGACTAATCAGGTACATTTTCAAGGTCAGGCGATGGTTTGGGCAGGGCCTTTGGAACAGGCGGAGTTGTATCATCAACAGTTAAGGAGAGAGGGTTTGACCATGGCACCATTGGAGGCATCATGA
- the dinF gene encoding ROS protecting membrane protein DinF produces the protein MTIPNDSKLGIRTEIRAFLKLAIPLASAQVAQLTTGFADTVMMGHLGNEILAAGALAFITFFSIMIATSGIVMGVTPLVANAYGAGNKNDIEQCTRQGLWLSLLLSIPIMIVTAHFDSLVGGLGLDSTTVELGSTYLDIMLWGLFPALGFAMLRGVVSALSQARPIFWIVTIATGFNILGNYVLGFGVWGFPRLELAGLALASTLTWWGMFGALIIYLSVSEHFKDYQFFSHLHQLKPKTLWKLLTIGIPIGVFTTLEVGVYTAVSYLMAEFGTDGLAAHQIVFQTMNIIYMVPLGMSFAATARVGKWFGQENMLGIRQAGLVSVTVGTLWTALIVVVLLVFPQQIVGLYINVLEPENAPIVSLAVSILRVAAIAHIFDGVQKIAYGALQGLQDTHVPMVLSFLFYWCIGLTCSYWFAFGLNLGAVGLWLGLLIGVVIASVVFVWRFQTLAGKQ, from the coding sequence ATGACCATTCCCAATGATTCAAAATTGGGTATTCGTACAGAAATCAGGGCATTCTTAAAACTAGCCATACCCCTAGCCAGCGCCCAGGTGGCACAGTTAACCACAGGATTCGCTGATACCGTGATGATGGGACATTTGGGCAACGAAATTTTGGCGGCTGGTGCGTTAGCTTTCATTACCTTTTTTTCTATCATGATAGCCACCAGTGGCATCGTTATGGGTGTTACTCCCTTAGTGGCAAATGCCTATGGTGCAGGTAATAAAAATGACATCGAACAATGTACCCGACAGGGGTTATGGTTATCACTACTCCTCTCCATTCCCATTATGATAGTCACCGCCCACTTTGATAGTTTAGTGGGGGGGTTAGGATTAGATAGCACCACCGTAGAATTAGGCAGTACATACCTTGATATTATGTTGTGGGGCTTATTTCCTGCGTTGGGCTTTGCCATGTTACGGGGTGTAGTTTCTGCTCTATCCCAAGCCCGTCCTATTTTTTGGATTGTTACCATCGCCACGGGTTTTAATATTTTGGGTAACTATGTTTTGGGCTTTGGGGTGTGGGGATTTCCTCGTTTAGAATTGGCAGGGTTGGCTTTGGCTTCTACTCTCACATGGTGGGGGATGTTTGGGGCTTTAATTATTTATCTTTCTGTGAGTGAACATTTTAAAGACTATCAATTCTTTTCCCATCTCCATCAGTTAAAACCAAAAACACTATGGAAATTGCTGACAATCGGGATACCCATTGGAGTCTTTACTACCCTTGAGGTTGGGGTATATACCGCAGTAAGCTATCTGATGGCAGAATTTGGTACCGATGGATTAGCCGCCCATCAGATTGTTTTTCAAACCATGAATATCATTTATATGGTGCCATTGGGGATGTCGTTTGCTGCCACTGCTAGGGTTGGTAAATGGTTTGGGCAAGAGAATATGTTAGGCATCCGTCAAGCAGGGTTAGTTAGTGTTACGGTGGGAACTTTATGGACTGCTTTGATTGTGGTGGTGTTGTTGGTGTTTCCTCAGCAAATTGTGGGGTTATATATTAATGTGCTTGAGCCAGAAAATGCGCCTATTGTATCCCTTGCAGTCTCTATTTTACGGGTAGCGGCGATCGCCCATATCTTTGATGGAGTGCAAAAAATTGCCTATGGGGCGTTGCAAGGTTTACAGGATACCCATGTACCAATGGTTTTAAGTTTCTTATTTTATTGGTGTATTGGTTTAACCTGTAGTTATTGGTTTGCATTTGGTTTAAATTTGGGGGCTGTGGGCTTGTGGTTAGGACTTTTGATTGGGGTAGTAATTGCCTCTGTGGTTTTTGTGTGGCGATTTCAAACTTTAGCAGGAAAGCAATGA
- a CDS encoding DUF2103 domain predicted metal-binding protein, producing MSKSSEGRIVWNHSTHLDGLIPILEKLVVYDGIRTITPAVLSRSRSHIPHLKLKVSVPIRGGFKLIARQGKSVQEVFIITDLTQDELEGAIANILS from the coding sequence ATGAGTAAGTCATCGGAAGGACGCATTGTTTGGAATCATTCTACCCATTTGGATGGTTTAATTCCCATTTTAGAAAAGTTAGTGGTTTATGATGGGATTCGCACCATTACCCCTGCGGTTTTGAGTCGTTCGCGCAGTCACATTCCCCATCTGAAATTAAAGGTTTCTGTGCCGATTCGAGGGGGTTTTAAGCTCATTGCCCGTCAGGGGAAGAGTGTACAGGAGGTTTTCATTATTACAGATTTAACTCAGGATGAGTTGGAAGGGGCGATCGCCAATATCCTTTCATAG
- the psbZ gene encoding photosystem II protein PsbZ has protein sequence MGAIFQLLLTALVLFSFIMIVYVPVAYASPQNWEQSKSILYIGSGLWIALVVAVAVLNFFVV, from the coding sequence ATGGGAGCTATATTCCAATTACTTTTAACAGCATTGGTTCTTTTTTCCTTTATCATGATTGTTTATGTACCCGTTGCCTACGCCTCTCCCCAAAACTGGGAACAGTCTAAATCTATTCTCTATATCGGCTCTGGTTTATGGATAGCCTTAGTAGTTGCCGTCGCCGTACTCAACTTTTTCGTGGTATAA
- the dapC gene encoding LL-diaminopimelate aminotransferase DapC — MASINDNYLKLKAGYLFPEIGRRVSAFAQDNPEANIIKLGIGDVTEPLPQACRDAMSKAIEDMGDRTSFKGYGPEQGYGWLREKIAQNDFQALGCDVSPEEIFISDGSKCDCGNILDIFGKNNKIAVTDPVYPVYVDTNVMAGHTGDANEKGEYEGLVYLPISADNDFTAEIPAEPVDLIYLCFPNNPTGSTATKEYLQQWVNYARENGSIILFDAAYEAFITDPSLPRSIFEIEGARECAIEFRSFSKNAGFTGTRCAFTVVPKTLKGKANDGSEVELWKLWNRRQSTKFNGVSYIVQRGAEAVYSPEGKAEISQLVNFYLENASIIRQELTKAGLTVYGGVNAPYVWVKTPDGLSSWDFFDKLLHNVHIVGTPGSGFGAAGEGYFRLSAFNSRENVIEAMKRITTTFNFA; from the coding sequence ATGGCAAGTATCAACGATAATTATTTAAAATTAAAAGCTGGTTATTTATTCCCCGAAATTGGTAGAAGGGTAAGTGCTTTTGCTCAAGATAATCCTGAAGCGAATATTATTAAGTTAGGTATTGGAGATGTTACCGAACCCTTACCCCAAGCCTGTCGTGATGCCATGAGTAAGGCCATTGAGGATATGGGCGATCGCACTTCATTCAAAGGATATGGTCCTGAGCAGGGATACGGCTGGTTAAGGGAAAAAATTGCCCAGAACGATTTTCAAGCTCTCGGGTGTGATGTATCCCCCGAAGAAATCTTCATCTCCGATGGTTCTAAGTGCGACTGTGGCAATATTTTAGACATTTTTGGCAAAAACAACAAAATTGCCGTAACTGACCCCGTATATCCCGTTTATGTGGATACTAATGTAATGGCAGGACACACAGGAGACGCTAACGAGAAGGGAGAATATGAAGGTTTAGTGTATCTTCCCATTAGTGCCGATAATGATTTTACCGCCGAAATCCCTGCTGAACCCGTAGATTTAATTTACCTTTGTTTCCCCAACAACCCCACCGGCTCTACCGCCACCAAGGAATATTTACAACAGTGGGTAAACTATGCCAGAGAAAACGGCTCTATCATTCTTTTTGATGCTGCCTATGAGGCTTTTATTACTGATCCTAGTTTACCTCGTTCTATCTTCGAGATTGAAGGAGCGAGAGAATGTGCGATCGAATTTCGTTCCTTTTCCAAAAATGCAGGATTCACGGGAACCCGTTGCGCCTTTACCGTAGTACCCAAAACCCTCAAAGGAAAAGCCAATGATGGCTCAGAAGTAGAACTCTGGAAACTTTGGAATCGTCGTCAATCCACTAAATTTAACGGTGTATCCTACATTGTGCAAAGAGGGGCCGAAGCGGTATATTCCCCCGAAGGAAAAGCGGAAATTAGTCAATTAGTTAACTTCTATCTCGAAAATGCTAGTATCATTCGCCAAGAATTAACCAAAGCAGGTTTAACTGTTTATGGTGGCGTGAATGCACCCTATGTGTGGGTAAAAACTCCCGATGGTTTATCTAGTTGGGATTTCTTTGATAAACTACTTCATAACGTCCATATCGTTGGTACCCCTGGTTCTGGATTTGGGGCAGCTGGGGAAGGTTATTTTCGTCTTAGTGCGTTTAATAGTCGTGAAAATGTCATTGAAGCGATGAAGCGTATCACCACAACTTTTAATTTCGCTTAA